From the genome of Desulfobaculum xiamenense, one region includes:
- a CDS encoding MotA/TolQ/ExbB proton channel family protein, producing MNVATLIGIIFGMAVLGFATWFSTASAWVFLNGPGLAIVLGGTAAATFICYPMREVARVFQIFLIALGREELPIGEYIGALHNLADAASRGGTMRLEKKLPGIENEFMKDAVQMLVDGYPREELREILDTRIHQTYEQEMSAAGIYRTMARLAPAFGIIGTLIGLIGMMQAMGSNLREIGPAMATALTTTLYGILLANMVFLPIAVKVEKRIEERAILMSVIRDGMLFIKDRTPALIVLDKLKAYLPPRRWGSISVSRKAAPARPASGGRA from the coding sequence GTGAACGTCGCAACGCTGATCGGCATCATCTTCGGCATGGCCGTTCTCGGCTTCGCCACATGGTTCTCCACCGCCAGCGCGTGGGTCTTCCTGAATGGTCCCGGCCTCGCCATCGTCCTTGGCGGCACTGCGGCTGCGACCTTCATCTGCTATCCCATGCGCGAGGTTGCTCGCGTGTTCCAGATCTTTCTCATCGCCCTCGGGCGCGAGGAATTGCCCATCGGCGAGTACATCGGCGCGCTGCACAACCTCGCCGATGCCGCCTCGCGCGGGGGGACCATGCGCCTTGAGAAGAAGCTCCCCGGCATCGAAAACGAGTTCATGAAGGACGCCGTGCAGATGCTTGTGGATGGCTACCCGCGCGAGGAACTGCGCGAGATTCTCGATACCCGCATCCATCAGACCTACGAGCAGGAAATGTCCGCCGCGGGCATCTATCGCACCATGGCCCGGCTGGCCCCGGCCTTCGGTATCATCGGCACGCTCATCGGCCTCATCGGCATGATGCAGGCCATGGGCTCGAACCTGCGCGAGATTGGCCCGGCCATGGCCACCGCGCTGACCACCACCCTCTATGGCATTCTGCTCGCGAACATGGTCTTTCTGCCCATCGCCGTGAAGGTGGAGAAGCGCATCGAGGAGCGGGCCATTCTCATGTCCGTCATCCGCGACGGCATGCTGTTCATCAAGGACCGCACGCCCGCGCTCATCGTGCTCGACAAGCTCAAGGCCTACCTGCCGCCCCGGCGCTGGGGGTCCATCAGCGTTTCGCGCAAGGCTGCGCCCGCGCGTCCGGCATCGGGCGGTCGGGCATGA
- a CDS encoding GspE/PulE family protein: MAGPIRIGDLLRDRGFIGDEHIRYALQVQRVTKEKLGQVLTRTGLVSEYDLVHTVAQQLELDHVNLDSISPDFQLLKRFNRNTCLAMRIFPYGVRDNQVVAAISDIPESKAEQFIVRATGMKPLFTMAEESRVISAIYNFFYFLDNPVEKLMQREVGIIAADTSRTVSPDTLINYILLLAVKQRATDVHLRPMARGIAVAFRVDGVLRNMAFLPPQLSRVTTSIKLQAGMDIAEQRLPQDGRWTANLLERRYDIRVSSVVTPFGENIVMRLLSQERASLSLPALGFLEDDVRTIGRLFDEPFGILLLTGPTGSGKTTTLVTGLTTLDLLGKNVITVENPIEYVVPLARQTQVNEGAGYGFSNAMRHFLRHDPDVILIGEMRDEETASTALTAATTGHLVLSTLHTNTAIGSIPRLQGLGMDTQMLAESLIGVVSQRLVRTICPHCKVEYAPSQEEIDYLGETVEKLYRGQGCEACNHSGYIGRTLVYEILVVDRDVREAMEKDIELTQLEDMLRRKGFKTMFDIGIVKARSGATTVEELQRVLGKTRY; encoded by the coding sequence ATGGCCGGACCCATTCGAATAGGCGACCTGCTCCGCGACAGGGGATTCATTGGCGACGAGCATATCCGCTACGCGTTGCAGGTGCAGCGCGTGACGAAGGAGAAGCTCGGCCAGGTGCTGACGCGTACGGGTCTCGTCTCCGAGTACGACCTCGTGCATACCGTGGCCCAGCAGCTCGAACTGGACCACGTGAATCTCGACAGCATTTCGCCGGATTTCCAGCTCCTCAAGCGCTTCAACCGCAACACCTGCCTCGCCATGCGCATCTTCCCCTACGGTGTGCGCGACAATCAGGTCGTCGCGGCCATTTCGGACATTCCCGAGTCCAAGGCGGAGCAGTTCATCGTCCGCGCAACGGGCATGAAGCCGCTGTTCACCATGGCCGAGGAAAGTCGCGTCATCTCCGCCATCTACAATTTCTTCTATTTTTTGGACAACCCGGTCGAAAAGCTCATGCAGCGCGAGGTGGGCATCATCGCCGCCGACACCAGCCGGACGGTCAGCCCCGACACGCTCATCAACTACATCCTGCTTCTGGCGGTTAAGCAGCGCGCCACGGACGTGCATCTGCGGCCCATGGCCCGCGGCATCGCCGTGGCCTTCCGCGTGGACGGCGTGCTGCGCAACATGGCCTTCCTGCCGCCGCAGCTCTCTCGCGTGACCACATCCATCAAGCTGCAGGCGGGCATGGACATCGCCGAGCAGCGCCTGCCGCAGGACGGCCGCTGGACGGCGAACCTCCTCGAACGGCGCTACGACATCCGCGTGTCGTCGGTTGTGACGCCCTTCGGCGAGAACATCGTCATGCGTCTGCTCTCGCAGGAGCGGGCCAGCCTGTCGCTGCCCGCCCTCGGCTTCCTTGAAGATGACGTGCGCACCATCGGCAGGCTGTTCGACGAGCCGTTCGGCATTTTGCTGCTCACCGGCCCGACCGGATCGGGCAAGACCACCACGCTGGTCACCGGTCTGACCACGCTGGATCTGCTCGGCAAGAACGTGATCACCGTCGAGAACCCCATCGAATATGTGGTGCCGCTGGCGCGGCAGACGCAGGTCAACGAGGGCGCTGGGTATGGCTTCTCCAACGCCATGCGCCACTTCCTGCGTCACGACCCGGACGTCATCCTCATCGGCGAAATGCGCGACGAGGAGACGGCGTCCACGGCTCTCACCGCGGCCACCACCGGTCACCTCGTGCTGTCCACCCTGCATACGAACACGGCCATCGGCTCCATTCCGCGCCTTCAGGGCCTCGGCATGGATACGCAGATGCTGGCCGAAAGCCTCATCGGCGTGGTCAGCCAGCGTCTGGTGCGCACCATTTGCCCGCACTGCAAGGTGGAATACGCGCCGTCGCAGGAGGAGATCGACTACCTCGGCGAGACCGTGGAGAAACTCTACCGGGGGCAGGGCTGCGAGGCCTGCAACCACTCCGGCTACATCGGCCGGACGCTGGTCTACGAGATTCTGGTCGTGGACCGCGATGTGCGCGAGGCCATGGAAAAGGACATCGAACTGACCCAGCTGGAGGACATGCTTCGGCGCAAGGGATTCAAGACCATGTTCGACATAGGCATCGTGAAGGCGCGAAGTGGCGCGACCACGGTGGAAGAACTGCAACGCGTGCTCGGAAAGACGCGCTACTAG
- a CDS encoding HD domain-containing phosphohydrolase: MHDHLSTYAEIGMALSGESDVNRLLEMIVYEARKITGADAGTLYMVGDDGSRLDFVILQNETMNTRMGGTTGVSINLPPVPLYVDGEPNHANVSSHVAVTGDIVNIDDVYESEEFDFTGPRKYDAATGYRSKSMLVIPMRNHENEIMGVLQLLNATDPTSPDGIGGFTDDRVMLVASLASQAAAALTKTQLIQDLKDLFYAFIKSIANAIEEKSPYTGGHINRVVDITMMIAEEINRLDEGPFKDVFFTEDEMEELKLAAWLHDVGKIITPEYVVDKSSKLETIFDRVHMVKARLDLIAKVMEADFMRRMLDLYESGSPDLAALDALHTERDEALAKLADDSAFVLSCNEPGEFMSDERIERLKGIAARTFTVDGETQTYLTDDELKNLCIRKGTLTGEERGIIENHARMTGKMLGELPFPKKLSRVPEYASAHHEKMDGTGYPLGLSGDELALQSRIMAVADIFEALTAKDRPYKKPMPLSQAVKILGFMKKDKHVDPNVHDLFLSSGLFREYAEHELNPDQFDEVVVNPCLTERRVLIASTAPEEGVEDILTGWGAQIERVADAAQAEGLLREAFEKGEPFKLAILDADLPEGGGFAVAEALVKVPGFPAWSLAVVASGHVPGNASLAVGLGLAGYLVAPVEVEELRKLVQCMEERAKRAAVAVHAKMCRLDEDDGASRRILVVDDSANSRMLVQYYLKGTPYEVEFAESGRRGVAAFGQTAYALVLMGSQLADMPGHAAIDAMRSMEREARLCATPFIALTPHYVADAGPESLRVGYNDFLAKPIAKQDLLAMVDRYMNR; this comes from the coding sequence TTGCACGATCACCTGAGTACCTACGCCGAGATCGGCATGGCGCTTTCCGGCGAGTCGGACGTCAACCGCCTGTTGGAGATGATCGTCTACGAGGCCCGAAAGATCACCGGGGCGGACGCCGGGACGCTGTACATGGTCGGCGACGACGGGTCGCGGCTCGATTTCGTCATCCTCCAGAACGAGACCATGAACACCCGCATGGGCGGCACCACGGGCGTGAGCATCAACCTGCCGCCGGTGCCGCTGTACGTGGACGGCGAGCCGAACCACGCCAACGTCTCCTCCCATGTCGCCGTCACCGGCGATATCGTCAATATCGACGACGTCTACGAGTCCGAGGAATTCGACTTCACCGGCCCTCGCAAGTACGACGCCGCCACGGGCTACCGCTCCAAGTCCATGCTGGTCATCCCCATGCGCAATCACGAAAACGAGATCATGGGCGTGCTCCAGCTCCTCAACGCCACCGATCCGACAAGTCCGGACGGCATCGGCGGCTTCACGGACGACCGCGTCATGCTGGTGGCCTCGCTGGCCTCGCAGGCCGCGGCGGCGCTGACCAAGACCCAACTCATCCAGGATCTCAAGGACCTCTTCTACGCATTCATCAAGAGCATCGCCAACGCGATTGAAGAAAAGTCCCCCTACACGGGCGGTCACATCAACCGCGTGGTGGATATCACCATGATGATCGCCGAGGAGATCAACCGTCTCGACGAGGGACCGTTCAAGGACGTCTTCTTCACCGAGGACGAGATGGAGGAGCTTAAGCTGGCGGCGTGGCTTCACGACGTCGGCAAGATCATCACCCCGGAATACGTGGTGGACAAGTCCTCCAAGCTCGAAACCATTTTCGACCGCGTGCACATGGTCAAGGCGCGGCTCGACCTCATCGCCAAGGTCATGGAAGCCGATTTCATGCGCCGCATGCTCGACCTCTACGAGTCCGGCTCCCCCGATTTAGCCGCACTGGACGCCCTGCACACGGAGCGCGACGAGGCGCTGGCCAAGCTGGCGGACGATAGCGCCTTCGTGCTGTCCTGCAACGAGCCGGGCGAGTTCATGAGCGACGAGCGCATCGAGCGGCTCAAGGGCATTGCGGCCAGAACTTTCACCGTGGATGGTGAGACGCAGACCTACCTCACCGATGACGAACTGAAGAACCTCTGCATCCGCAAGGGCACCCTCACCGGCGAGGAGCGGGGCATCATCGAGAACCATGCCCGCATGACGGGAAAGATGCTCGGCGAACTGCCCTTTCCCAAGAAGCTGTCCCGCGTGCCGGAGTACGCCAGCGCTCACCATGAGAAGATGGACGGCACGGGCTATCCGCTCGGGCTATCGGGTGACGAATTGGCCCTGCAGTCGCGCATCATGGCTGTGGCCGACATCTTCGAGGCGCTCACCGCCAAGGACCGTCCCTACAAGAAGCCCATGCCGCTGTCGCAGGCGGTGAAGATTCTTGGGTTCATGAAGAAGGACAAACACGTCGATCCGAACGTGCATGACCTGTTTCTCTCTTCCGGCCTCTTTCGCGAATACGCCGAGCATGAACTCAATCCCGACCAATTCGACGAGGTGGTCGTCAACCCCTGCCTGACCGAGCGTCGGGTGCTCATTGCCTCGACCGCACCCGAGGAGGGCGTGGAGGATATCCTGACTGGCTGGGGGGCGCAGATCGAGCGTGTGGCGGACGCCGCGCAGGCCGAAGGGCTGCTGCGCGAGGCCTTCGAGAAGGGCGAGCCGTTCAAGCTAGCGATTCTGGATGCGGACCTGCCCGAAGGCGGCGGATTCGCCGTGGCCGAGGCGTTGGTCAAGGTTCCGGGCTTTCCCGCGTGGTCGCTGGCGGTGGTCGCGTCCGGGCATGTTCCGGGAAATGCCAGCCTTGCGGTGGGATTGGGGCTTGCAGGGTACTTGGTCGCTCCTGTAGAGGTGGAGGAGCTTCGCAAACTGGTCCAGTGCATGGAGGAGCGGGCGAAGCGGGCCGCCGTGGCCGTTCACGCCAAGATGTGCCGCCTCGACGAGGATGACGGTGCGTCGCGCCGCATTCTCGTCGTGGATGATTCAGCCAACTCGCGGATGCTCGTGCAGTACTATCTCAAGGGCACACCCTATGAGGTGGAGTTCGCCGAGAGCGGGCGGCGGGGTGTGGCGGCCTTCGGGCAGACGGCCTACGCCCTGGTGCTCATGGGCTCCCAGCTTGCGGACATGCCCGGACATGCGGCCATCGACGCCATGCGGAGCATGGAACGCGAGGCCAGGCTGTGTGCGACGCCGTTCATCGCGCTGACTCCGCACTATGTTGCGGATGCCGGGCCGGAGAGCCTACGTGTGGGATACAATGATTTTCTGGCGAAGCCCATTGCCAAGCAGGACCTCCTGGCGATGGTCGATCGATACATGAACCGATAG
- a CDS encoding SctD/MshK family protein: MHPGRRNILIRWVGYGIVVLGTVGWLATKDHQIPTFKSTVLERLAPKQVAIPTDEATKAIRAAIDVLKGAKATYAKVDVVDPALIVLEEEVLKEQGRQSLQLSSISIGPKSRHVVLSGAVYQEGDTLPDGRLIKRIEPDAVVFGVGDTEERQNWQPPFRVELRRPERDKTEKVFDPTQTQPGAESVEGHAGTGTVDVGQLPPDLTPDQALQILQQLGKQK, translated from the coding sequence ATGCACCCAGGCAGGCGGAACATACTCATACGCTGGGTCGGGTACGGCATCGTGGTGCTGGGGACGGTGGGGTGGCTCGCCACCAAGGATCACCAGATCCCGACGTTCAAGTCCACGGTGCTCGAACGGCTTGCTCCCAAGCAGGTCGCCATACCCACCGACGAGGCCACGAAGGCCATCCGGGCCGCCATCGATGTGCTCAAGGGGGCCAAGGCCACCTATGCCAAGGTCGATGTCGTGGACCCGGCACTCATCGTGCTCGAAGAGGAGGTCCTCAAGGAGCAGGGGCGCCAGAGCCTTCAGCTTTCGTCCATCTCCATCGGACCGAAGAGCCGCCACGTGGTGCTTTCCGGCGCGGTGTACCAAGAGGGGGACACGCTGCCCGACGGCAGGCTGATCAAGCGTATCGAGCCGGATGCAGTTGTCTTCGGCGTTGGCGACACCGAGGAACGCCAGAACTGGCAGCCGCCCTTCAGGGTGGAGCTGCGGCGTCCCGAAAGGGACAAGACCGAAAAGGTCTTCGACCCCACGCAGACGCAACCCGGAGCCGAGTCCGTCGAAGGGCACGCCGGCACCGGAACGGTAGATGTCGGGCAGTTGCCTCCGGACCTGACTCCGGATCAGGCATTGCAGATTCTGCAGCAGCTCGGGAAACAGAAGTAG
- a CDS encoding cyclic nucleotide-binding domain-containing protein, with protein MDLNSSTKYKTLHKGQIIFKEGQKGSVAYMLKKGTATVFRTQNNKRLVLARILPGQVFGEEGLFTAGPRNASAVAEEPCELIVIDQDVFRTMLLKCPGPIQRLMRSLVEQVHGMQGRLAESVTSNVLTSVCGVLELMHRALCATERTNGSRHGVSYAELSRQCKDILLVSQLEIDEILARLGKLKIVEITDVREPVMKRDALGRMRRQSDFLKDRYVAIPEPDKFMTVVRNLSQEMGGARPPFTECLEFVDVYDFAKSVGADPEIIYRKMGYKEIPETYFFFHKPTVDEWAKEMGEEFFKRVKRKRVNVDELETVDDIVHVDNTTLQEAFSRIGYHKMALLAAMAGEEARGKIFGNLSKKIAAIVRDESGSMEGVEEMEAADAEDELMEIIRDIKGSTK; from the coding sequence ATGGACCTCAATTCCTCCACGAAATACAAGACGCTCCACAAGGGGCAGATCATCTTCAAGGAAGGCCAGAAAGGCTCCGTCGCCTACATGCTCAAGAAGGGGACGGCGACGGTCTTCCGTACCCAGAACAACAAGCGTCTCGTGCTGGCCCGCATTCTGCCCGGACAGGTCTTCGGCGAGGAGGGCCTCTTTACTGCTGGCCCGCGTAACGCCTCGGCCGTGGCCGAGGAACCGTGCGAACTCATCGTCATCGATCAGGACGTGTTCCGGACCATGCTCCTCAAGTGCCCCGGTCCGATTCAGCGGCTGATGCGTTCGCTGGTGGAGCAGGTGCACGGCATGCAGGGCAGGCTGGCCGAGAGCGTGACCAGCAACGTGCTGACCAGCGTGTGTGGCGTGCTGGAACTCATGCATCGTGCGCTGTGCGCCACGGAGCGGACCAACGGAAGCAGGCATGGCGTGAGCTATGCGGAGCTTTCCCGCCAGTGCAAGGACATTCTGCTCGTCTCCCAGCTTGAGATCGACGAGATATTGGCACGGCTGGGTAAGCTCAAGATCGTGGAAATCACCGACGTGCGCGAACCGGTCATGAAGCGCGACGCGCTGGGCCGCATGCGCCGCCAGTCCGATTTTCTCAAGGATCGCTACGTAGCCATTCCCGAGCCGGACAAGTTCATGACCGTGGTCCGCAATCTCAGTCAGGAAATGGGCGGCGCGCGTCCGCCATTCACCGAATGTCTCGAATTCGTGGATGTCTACGATTTTGCGAAGAGCGTTGGGGCCGACCCGGAGATCATCTACCGCAAGATGGGCTACAAGGAGATTCCCGAGACCTATTTCTTTTTCCACAAGCCCACCGTGGACGAGTGGGCCAAGGAGATGGGCGAGGAATTCTTCAAGCGCGTCAAGCGCAAGCGGGTGAACGTGGACGAACTGGAGACCGTGGACGACATCGTCCACGTGGACAATACCACCCTGCAGGAGGCCTTCTCGCGCATCGGCTATCACAAGATGGCGCTTTTGGCCGCGATGGCTGGTGAGGAGGCGCGCGGAAAGATTTTTGGCAACCTGTCGAAGAAGATAGCGGCCATCGTTCGTGACGAGTCCGGCTCCATGGAAGGGGTGGAGGAAATGGAAGCCGCTGACGCCGAAGACGAACTCATGGAGATCATCAGGGACATCAAGGGGAGCACCAAGTGA
- a CDS encoding OmpA/MotB family protein: MIRFSERRAANERDAGSWELSFADMMTLILCFFILVVAVSEVDSRQYSQVAESLGDAMNVRKPANATKAEDVPESVRIRIRTLAQIEKDLAQRIGHERDAVDIEKRPDAVAVNLHGAVFFDLGSAELTPRALATLDHILPALQGVPYRLTVEGHTDDIPIQSEIFPSNWELSAARASAVARHLIDKGFPPEQIQVKGLADTRPKFANRDAFGNPIPENQARNRRIVLLVEP; this comes from the coding sequence ATGATTCGCTTCTCCGAGCGCCGCGCCGCCAACGAGCGCGATGCCGGGAGCTGGGAATTGTCCTTCGCGGACATGATGACCCTCATCCTGTGCTTCTTCATCCTCGTCGTGGCGGTGAGCGAGGTGGACTCGCGCCAGTATTCGCAGGTTGCCGAATCCCTTGGCGACGCCATGAACGTCCGCAAGCCCGCCAACGCCACCAAGGCCGAGGACGTGCCGGAGTCCGTGCGCATCCGCATCCGCACCCTCGCCCAGATCGAGAAGGACCTTGCCCAGCGCATCGGGCATGAGCGCGACGCTGTGGATATCGAGAAGCGTCCCGACGCCGTGGCCGTGAATCTGCATGGCGCGGTGTTTTTCGACCTCGGCAGCGCGGAGTTGACCCCGCGTGCGCTGGCCACCCTCGATCACATTCTTCCCGCCCTGCAGGGTGTGCCCTATCGGCTGACCGTGGAGGGCCACACGGACGACATTCCCATCCAGTCCGAAATTTTTCCTTCCAACTGGGAGCTTTCCGCCGCGCGTGCATCGGCCGTGGCGCGCCACCTCATCGACAAGGGCTTTCCGCCGGAGCAGATACAGGTGAAGGGACTGGCTGACACGCGGCCCAAGTTCGCCAACCGCGACGCCTTCGGCAATCCCATTCCCGAAAATCAGGCGCGTAACAGGCGCATCGTGCTGCTTGTGGAGCCCTGA
- a CDS encoding tetratricopeptide repeat protein, whose translation MSVIYRSLQQLKKEEAARETRQTPQAVAPRMSKLVLRALAYTAVLVLLVGSGLFFIKQEVQQIEIPPPPDLPTAPTAKLQERGAAVEKILEGDISAELARPTRQMDSGIQEPIIKQRLYRPPQEETAKEAVDLTKPTKALETHFAKRARSNEEVLSLQRKLIQSSETGDLSTSKDLLDKMTTEIGRKESATKYKWEGYLALKEKRYADAENYYRRAVGIRPGDFVSNLNLAYALLGQDKRDEAIGIYRALVERYPMNEKVLQLGRILGER comes from the coding sequence ATGAGCGTCATCTACCGCAGTCTTCAGCAATTGAAGAAGGAAGAGGCGGCGCGGGAGACGCGTCAGACGCCGCAAGCCGTGGCTCCGCGCATGAGCAAGCTCGTGCTTCGGGCGCTGGCCTACACGGCCGTGCTCGTGCTGCTGGTCGGCTCCGGCCTGTTCTTCATCAAGCAGGAGGTGCAGCAGATCGAGATTCCGCCGCCGCCGGACCTGCCCACCGCGCCGACGGCGAAACTTCAGGAGCGCGGCGCGGCGGTGGAGAAGATTCTGGAGGGCGACATCAGCGCCGAACTGGCGCGGCCGACGCGGCAGATGGATTCCGGCATTCAGGAGCCGATCATCAAGCAGCGGCTCTATCGCCCCCCGCAGGAGGAAACCGCGAAGGAGGCCGTGGACCTCACCAAGCCCACCAAGGCTCTGGAGACCCATTTCGCCAAGCGCGCGCGTTCCAATGAGGAGGTGCTCTCGCTCCAGCGCAAGCTCATCCAGTCCTCCGAGACGGGCGACCTGAGCACGTCCAAGGATCTGCTGGATAAGATGACCACGGAGATAGGCCGCAAGGAGAGCGCCACCAAGTACAAGTGGGAAGGCTATCTGGCCCTCAAGGAAAAGCGCTATGCCGACGCCGAGAACTACTACCGGCGCGCGGTGGGCATTCGTCCCGGCGACTTCGTGAGCAATCTGAACCTTGCCTATGCGCTTCTGGGGCAGGACAAGCGTGACGAGGCCATTGGCATATACCGTGCGCTTGTGGAGCGTTACCCCATGAACGAGAAGGTGCTGCAACTCGGGCGCATTCTCGGTGAGCGCTGA
- a CDS encoding type II secretion system F family protein, whose amino-acid sequence MPIFRFKLLTAQGKVDRGVVELPFDDDAPAIRYLERQGGVVIAIQRLGTVMSWVTKLATQGFARVSRSDLAEFFNNMSMLLGAGVPVLSSMDEIMQEIKNPMLLMTLKFMRTDIESGQTFGEALARHPKVFNPLVQYMCRIGEETGMLDQMCKKSGEHLEHIEEIVSGTKRALVYPGFILGVVILSCFFWFYFVVPRIVKLFSDMGVATPTPTRILIAISNWFQLYFGWTVIGVVGSVILLNYARKKSVRVHYVMDYIALRIPIFSTIIETSIIARVTEYLGILLGAGVGVLRTLEIITESMTNMVYKGRLILVQDGVRNGNPLSDSMKQSEALHPFAVRMVSVGEQTGRIEEQTAYVAKLYRDKLAALVEVLGKTLEPAMLVFMGLLFGAIFAGLLLPIYDMIGKVG is encoded by the coding sequence ATGCCAATATTCCGGTTCAAGCTCCTGACCGCACAGGGCAAGGTCGATAGGGGAGTGGTGGAGCTTCCCTTCGACGACGACGCCCCGGCCATCCGCTATCTGGAGCGGCAGGGCGGGGTGGTCATCGCCATTCAGCGGCTGGGCACCGTGATGTCGTGGGTCACGAAGTTGGCCACGCAGGGCTTTGCGCGCGTCAGCCGTTCCGACCTCGCCGAGTTTTTCAACAATATGTCTATGCTGCTTGGGGCTGGCGTTCCCGTGCTGTCGTCCATGGACGAGATCATGCAGGAGATCAAGAACCCGATGCTGCTCATGACGCTCAAGTTCATGCGCACCGACATCGAGAGCGGGCAGACCTTCGGCGAGGCGCTGGCGCGTCATCCCAAGGTCTTCAACCCTCTCGTGCAGTACATGTGCCGCATCGGCGAGGAAACCGGTATGCTGGACCAGATGTGCAAGAAGTCTGGCGAGCACCTCGAACACATCGAGGAGATCGTCAGCGGCACCAAGCGCGCCTTGGTCTACCCCGGCTTCATCCTCGGCGTGGTCATCCTGTCGTGCTTTTTCTGGTTCTATTTCGTGGTGCCGCGCATCGTGAAACTCTTTTCGGACATGGGCGTGGCCACGCCAACCCCCACGCGCATACTCATCGCCATTTCCAACTGGTTCCAGCTCTATTTCGGATGGACGGTCATCGGCGTCGTGGGCAGCGTGATTCTGCTGAACTACGCGCGGAAAAAGAGCGTGCGCGTGCATTACGTGATGGACTACATCGCGCTGCGCATCCCCATCTTCTCGACCATCATTGAGACGTCCATCATCGCGCGCGTCACGGAGTATCTGGGCATTTTGCTCGGGGCGGGCGTGGGCGTGCTGCGCACCCTCGAAATCATCACCGAGTCCATGACCAACATGGTCTACAAGGGACGGCTCATCCTCGTGCAGGATGGCGTTCGCAACGGCAACCCGCTTTCGGACTCCATGAAGCAGTCCGAGGCACTGCATCCGTTCGCCGTGCGCATGGTGTCCGTCGGCGAGCAGACGGGCCGCATAGAAGAACAGACGGCCTACGTGGCCAAGCTCTACCGGGACAAGCTCGCGGCGTTGGTGGAGGTTCTGGGCAAGACGCTGGAACCGGCCATGCTCGTGTTCATGGGACTCCTGTTCGGAGCCATTTTCGCGGGCCTGCTGCTGCCCATCTACGACATGATCGGCAAGGTCGGCTAG